The following nucleotide sequence is from Embleya scabrispora.
TCGCCACAGGGCACCGCACGGAGGCGGTGCCGGCGGCCGAGCGCGCGGCTCTGCTCGCGATCGAGAGCCCCCACCGCCCGCTTCTCGAACACGCCCGCAAGGAAACCGAGTCGGGCTCGGAAGATGAGGCGATGCGGGTCCTGGACGCGGTCCTGACGCTGACCTCGGGCGCCTACGTCGGTCGGTTGCACCGCGCGGGACTGCTCATTCGGGCCTTCAACTTCGTGGACGCCGAGACGTTGTTGACCTCGACGGGTGCGCCGTCGGACGACGGGCCGACATGCGCGATGCTTGCCACGACTCGTCTCGCGCAGGGCAGGTGGACACGGGCACTCGCCGACCTGGAGAGGGCATTCGCCGCGCCTGCACGGGACTTGACAGTGCCTCGGCTGATTCGGGACCACCTGCTGGCTTGGGGAGTGCCGCACGCGCTTCGCGGGGTCTACCTCGAAGCGCTGACCCTGTTGGGCGAGGAGGATTCCTCGGCCGCGATGGCTGCGGCGGACAGGGCGAACCTCTTCTATGGACTCGTGGGTCTGTTGATGATCGCGGCGACAGCGGACAACCCGGAGGCACTGCGGTGGGCCCGAGCCGTCGCGGCGGATGCGCGCGCGCTCGACCCGAAGCACGCGGCCGGTTCCACGATCGAGGCGATTGTCGCCGACCCGGAATCCGCGGACGCGCGCACGTTCGTGGAGACGGTACGCACGCGCTTGGCCGCCGCCGCGACCGGGTGAGTTGGGACCGGCGACGCCCCCCGGGGGGGTCGCCGGTCAGCGCATTCAGGGAGTCGGCCGTTCGTTCTTGAGGGCGGTCAGGAACGGGGCCCAAGTGGCTTCACGGAAGAGGAAGGTGCCCTGGGCGGGGGCCTTGGAGTCGCGTATCGAGATTGCGTCGTCGGGGGCTAGGGACCCTTCGATGCAATCGTTGTCCGGAATGCTGTAGCTGGACTTGAACCACTTTCTCGTAGCCACGGATCACATCTCCCTGATTGCCTCGTGGATCATCTCGCGCGCTTCCTGTGGGCCCGGGGCGAGCGCTTGGAGATCGCTGAAAGCGCGCTCATAACCGTCGATCACGGTTGCTTGGCCGACGACCCAGCTCGCGGCCATGTTTTCCAAGTAGACGATCGGCCTCAATGTAGAATTTTTGGCAAATCGGATCAGGGTGAACGGCCCGCTCATGCCCGCGTGGATCCCCAGGCTGAACGGCAGCACCTGCACCTGCACGTTGTCGAGAGTCGAGACCTCGGCGATGTGCTCGAGTTGCTTACGTGCCACGGCCGACCCTCCTGCGTGGCGAAGCAGTACGGACTCGCTCAGGATGACGCGGAGGTCCAAGGGAGCTTCCGCTCGGTGCAGCACCTCTTTTCGGGCCATCCGAGTCGCGACTCGTGCCTCGATCTCCTCGGTGCTGAACATCCCCGGCACCGCCTTGTGGGTGGCCCGAGCGTATGCCTCGGTTTGCAGCAAACCCGGCACGTAGTCGGACGCGTAGCAGCGGAGTGCGACTGCCGAGGCTTCCAGTCCGATGAAGGCGTGGAGGGTCGGGCGGACGAGGGCGTCATCCCCGCCGGATGCCCACCGGTCCTCTTTCGTCTTGGTTACCACGGCATAGTCCCTCAGCAGCGTCCGCGTTGCCGGATCCGCCCGGTACAACTCGCACAACATGACCGCATCTTCCGGCTCGACCACCACGTTGTCCCCGTACTCTAGCCGCGTCACCTTCGACGGGCTCCACAGGAGCCTTTTCGCCACCTGGCTCGACTTCAGATCGGCTCGGTGTCGCAACCGGCGCAACTCTGCGCCCAGTTGCAGGCGGCACAGGGCGGGTGTGGCCGACTCGATATCCTCGATCATCTTTCGTTCCTCCGCACACGATTTCAGTGTCTCGGCGAACGTCCCACCCCGGCAAGAACGTTCTGCGTCCCAGCGAAAAACACCGTGCGCGAGTGCAATTAGGAGCATTCTCGCTCGGTGATTCCGACGCCATGCTAGTGGCCGAAACTCACCGAATGTCGCCGAATCAGCGCATCGGGTGATCATGGGATTCGTGTGCGTGGAGCCCCGGAACTACCAGGGCACCACCTCGCCATTCAGGTCCAGGAACTGGAGGCCGGGGGCGCCCGCTTGTGCCTCCAGGACGTCGACCACCGACGGGATGCTCTCCTCGGGGGCCAAGGGGGCGTCGAAGCCGCCCAGCCTGGTCCGGTTGTGGCCCGGGTCGATGAGGAGCTTGGTGTGGGCGTCGTCGGCGTGGCGGGTCGTGTAACTGCGCATCAGCTGGTTGAGGGCGGCCTTGCTGGCCTTGTACAGCTCGTAACCGCCCTCGGTGTTGCGCGAGATGCTGCCCTGGTCGGAGGACATGACCGCGACCGTGCCGCCCGGCGCGACGAGTTCGCGCAGTGCTTCGAGGGCGCGCATCGGGCTGAACGCGTTGGTGACCA
It contains:
- a CDS encoding DUF397 domain-containing protein; translation: MATRKWFKSSYSIPDNDCIEGSLAPDDAISIRDSKAPAQGTFLFREATWAPFLTALKNERPTP
- a CDS encoding helix-turn-helix domain-containing protein, which produces MIEDIESATPALCRLQLGAELRRLRHRADLKSSQVAKRLLWSPSKVTRLEYGDNVVVEPEDAVMLCELYRADPATRTLLRDYAVVTKTKEDRWASGGDDALVRPTLHAFIGLEASAVALRCYASDYVPGLLQTEAYARATHKAVPGMFSTEEIEARVATRMARKEVLHRAEAPLDLRVILSESVLLRHAGGSAVARKQLEHIAEVSTLDNVQVQVLPFSLGIHAGMSGPFTLIRFAKNSTLRPIVYLENMAASWVVGQATVIDGYERAFSDLQALAPGPQEAREMIHEAIREM
- a CDS encoding SDR family NAD(P)-dependent oxidoreductase, giving the protein MSSTTTSPRRALVIGASRGLGLVLADELVRRDWQVTATVRADGDELRAMARRSGGRLTVESLEMTSAEDLASLRKHLAGTRLDLLFVNAAIDRGNLPIDQVPTEMFTEVMVTNAFSPMRALEALRELVAPGGTVAVMSSDQGSISRNTEGGYELYKASKAALNQLMRSYTTRHADDAHTKLLIDPGHNRTRLGGFDAPLAPEESIPSVVDVLEAQAGAPGLQFLDLNGEVVPW